The Mytilus trossulus isolate FHL-02 chromosome 3, PNRI_Mtr1.1.1.hap1, whole genome shotgun sequence genome contains a region encoding:
- the LOC134710746 gene encoding uncharacterized protein LOC134710746 has protein sequence MTLIQEVVCHLLLWRLQKNRTTRTQDILKHVQKIYIKQDEKLDAENKLEHEIISWKTTINENTSKLRILNKALLNHQDNTVVGKIQRTGLYAAEQINKTTECLHRQINLARNILEKSSRLMDLKGLPMNCKNGNSHEL, from the exons ATGACTTTGATTCAAGAAGTTGTATGTCACC TTCTTCTTTGGCGACTACAAAAAAACAGAACCACCAGAACGCAAGACATCCTGAAACATgtacagaaaatttatattaaacaagACGAAAAACTTGACGCTGAAAATAAACTAGAACATGAAATTATTAGTtggaaaacaacaataaatgaaaacacaAGCAAACTGAGAATCCTTAACAAAGCCCTTCTCAATCATCAAGATAACACCGTTGTAGGGAAAATCCAACGAACTGGGCTCTACGCTG ctgaacaaattaacaaaacaaccGAGTGCCTACATCGCCAGATTAACCTTGCCCGGAATATTCTTGAAAAGTCATCAAGGCTTATGGATTTAAAAG GATTACCAATGAATTGCAAAAATGGCAACAGCCATGAACTTTGA
- the LOC134709399 gene encoding uncharacterized protein LOC134709399 yields MSPIRKMYAAVIILMVSNLIVCRPIDISKVKDRPIINWDVLGFSIIGKLQLKYVLFILATFFICTLLKEQLTNSKLLKELKVLNNINKHGQWQIDGCNDEMNGKLSCNIYKTDTL; encoded by the exons ATGTCACCAATTCGAAAGATGTATGCTGCAGTAATTATTTTGATGGTTTCAAATTTGATTGTCTGCCGTCCGATTGATATCAGTAAAGTTAAGGATCGTCCAATAATTAATTGGGATGTGTTAGG CTTCAGTATTATTGGCAAACTACAACTGAAGTATGTGCTTTTTATTCTGGCCACCTTCTTCATATGTACCCTTCTAAAGGAGCAGTTAACAAATTCAAAGTTACTGAAAG AACTGAAAGtgttaaacaatataaataaacatggaCAATGGCAAATTGATGGATGTAATGATGAAATGAATGGTAAGTTATCATGTAACATATACAAAACAGACACATTGTAG